AAAGATGGATCCCATTTTTGGGCATTGTTACGTGTTTATCTGCCCTTTTTGCATTGGTTTGGCAAACAATAGTTACATCTCCATTTAATATTTTAATACTAATAATGCTGGTAGGATTATCTTTCGCTATTGAAAGAACTTATAGGGAATTTACAGGAAGAAAAATTAAATCTATAATAAAACCAACAGAATTAATGAAAGCTAGAAAGAAAATTCAATCGGAAATTAAAGATAGAACATTTGATGATAACTACAAAATTTAAAAAACATAATATTTAACTAAAAAATAATAATTAGTTATTTATGAATTTTTTTTGAGCAAGATCTCAAATACAAAATTGACAATATAAAAAAATAAACTCTTGAATGTAATTGAATATTGGCGGATAAAACTGAACTATATGCTAGGTTATTACACAGAACACGCCTTTATAATTTCATGCAAATATCTTCATATATCATTTGTTTTGATACAAAATGATAATTATTTACTTCAAAAGTGAGATATAAAAATAATATGGGTTCATTTACTCCCTTTTTAAAGGTGGTGACTCATCTATATTAAAAAATTCCTGTAACAATTAGTGTTTATTAATAAATTATTAACATAAGAGGTTTTTAAATGTCTAATGAAAATCAGCCTAACATAGGAGAGGACTATATCCGTTTTCACAAAGTTATGACTCGTGGCCTTGCAGTGTCCCTTCAGAATATTAATGAGTTTTTGCAGATTGGAGCACTAGAAAAATTAAATCGTGAAGGTTTCATTAAATATGTTCAGAGTTTTTCATCAGTCTTACATGGACATCATCAGGCTGAAGATGAGAAGATATTTCCTTACTTCAAAGACAAATTACCTGAAGTACCATATGAACGATTAACATCAGAACATGAAATATTTAATGACGGATTGCAGGAAATAAACACTGGAATTGACCATTTAACGTCAGAAAACGACGAATTGGACTCACTAAAACTATTAAAATCAGGCTTCGATAAGATAGATCAGATATGGCATCCCCATATAAAGATTGAGAATACACAATTATATGAACGAATACGAAGTTTGAACATAGATTTGGAAGAGATGATCAGATTACAAAAAGAGGATAAAAAGTTCTTTCAAGAACACACTGGTCCTACATACTTGGTGATGCCCTTTGTATTATAT
This is a stretch of genomic DNA from Methanobacterium spitsbergense. It encodes these proteins:
- a CDS encoding hemerythrin domain-containing protein, coding for MSNENQPNIGEDYIRFHKVMTRGLAVSLQNINEFLQIGALEKLNREGFIKYVQSFSSVLHGHHQAEDEKIFPYFKDKLPEVPYERLTSEHEIFNDGLQEINTGIDHLTSENDELDSLKLLKSGFDKIDQIWHPHIKIENTQLYERIRSLNIDLEEMIRLQKEDKKFFQEHTGPTYLVMPFVLYNLSPEDRAILTQGSPEIVAKQLLSIDWKDKWTPMQPFLLK